The genomic region TTGTTAGTCTTCAATCTCAGTTTCGAAAGCACAAGAGAGAGAATGGACGCCATTGATTCAGTGTTCGATCCCCTCAGAGAGTTCGCCAAGGACAGCGTAAGGCTCGTCAAGCGTTGCCATAAACCTGATCGCAaaggtattttttctttttattgtgaTTTGAATCTCTCTGCTGTGGATCtgaaattttccttttcttttgtagaattCTCCAAGGTTGCTGTTCGTACTGCAATCGGATTCGTGGTTATGGGATTCGTTGGCTTCTTCGTCAAGCTCATCTTCATTCCCATTAACAACATCATCGTCGGATCTGGTTAGGTATACTTCGAATTCTTTATTTTTCAAAGATGTGTGAAATTCGCACAATTGTTTTGTGTTAATAGCTTAGCTGCATGTGTTGTTTAAAATGGGAAAATTGTAATGTTGTTTTATTGCGCGCAGGATGTGGTTGATTTTGTGCTTGCTTACTGTTATTTGAGATTAGGGTTTGAAATTATGCAAACTTAGATAAAGTTCTTTGTTTGAGATATGTCCTTATGGTTTTCAAGTATCATCACCGTATATGAAGCATTTTATAT from Arachis ipaensis cultivar K30076 chromosome B02, Araip1.1, whole genome shotgun sequence harbors:
- the LOC107625816 gene encoding protein transport protein Sec61 subunit gamma translates to MDAIDSVFDPLREFAKDSVRLVKRCHKPDRKEFSKVAVRTAIGFVVMGFVGFFVKLIFIPINNIIVGSG